A stretch of Treponema vincentii F0403 DNA encodes these proteins:
- a CDS encoding ABC transporter permease subunit — protein MISSNMLKKKWEKFSVSDFILDNLVSIIFLVISFLAIPVSGLSANHIIAEILTRIGRNSFLVFALILPIMAGMGINFGMVLGAMAGQIGLIFAMDWSIGGIYGLVFAAGIGMPLSILLGIVAGSVLNRARGREMVTSYILGFFFNGIYQFFVLYLLGSVIPMHNKAIMLSRGYGVRNTLELAPVRQMLDTAIPLTIAGFKIPLLSYLIIIALCFFIVWFRKTKLGQDMRAIGQNQAVSLASGIAVERTRIISIVISTVLACIGQIIFLQNMGNMSTYNAHDQTGFFAAAAILVGGASVNKASIRNVFIGIILLHFLYIVTPMAGQHLFDSAMIGEYFRQFSGYAAIALSLVMHAARNQKNAEKQRAALRAESGRA, from the coding sequence ATGATATCGTCTAATATGCTTAAAAAGAAGTGGGAAAAATTTTCCGTAAGCGATTTTATTCTTGATAATTTGGTATCCATTATATTTTTGGTTATTTCATTTTTGGCTATTCCCGTGTCGGGCTTGTCGGCAAACCATATTATCGCCGAAATTTTAACGCGCATCGGCAGAAACTCTTTCTTGGTGTTCGCTTTAATCTTGCCGATTATGGCCGGAATGGGTATTAACTTCGGGATGGTGCTCGGTGCAATGGCGGGGCAGATCGGTCTGATTTTTGCGATGGACTGGAGTATCGGCGGTATCTATGGGCTTGTATTCGCTGCCGGTATCGGTATGCCGCTTTCCATTCTGCTTGGGATTGTCGCAGGTTCGGTGCTGAACCGTGCCCGCGGACGGGAAATGGTTACCAGCTACATCCTCGGGTTCTTCTTTAACGGGATTTATCAGTTCTTTGTGCTGTATCTGCTCGGTTCGGTTATTCCGATGCACAATAAGGCTATTATGCTGTCCCGCGGATACGGTGTGCGCAATACGCTTGAACTGGCGCCTGTGCGGCAAATGCTCGATACGGCGATCCCGCTTACAATTGCCGGGTTTAAAATTCCGCTCCTTTCGTATCTTATTATCATTGCGCTGTGCTTTTTTATCGTGTGGTTTAGAAAGACAAAGCTTGGGCAGGATATGCGGGCAATCGGGCAGAATCAGGCCGTTTCGCTTGCCTCCGGTATTGCGGTTGAGCGGACACGGATTATTTCGATTGTCATTTCGACGGTGCTTGCCTGTATCGGGCAAATTATCTTCTTGCAGAATATGGGAAATATGAGCACCTATAATGCGCATGATCAAACCGGCTTCTTTGCGGCAGCTGCAATCCTCGTCGGTGGCGCTTCGGTGAATAAGGCGAGCATTAGAAATGTTTTTATCGGTATTATCTTGCTGCACTTCCTCTACATCGTTACGCCGATGGCTGGGCAGCATCTCTTTGATTCCGCAATGATCGGCGAATATTTCAGACAGTTTTCCGGTTACGCGGCGATTGCCTTATCGCTGGTAATGCACGCAGCACGTAATCAAAAAAATGCGGAAAAACAGCGGGCTGCGCTACGAGCCGAAAGCGGGAGGGCATAA
- the rpmB gene encoding 50S ribosomal protein L28, with translation MARRCDICGKGPMSGNTVSKSMNHQRRVWRPNLIDVKTEIDGRTLTLKLCSRCLKSNYVVKKV, from the coding sequence ATGGCACGCAGATGCGATATTTGTGGAAAAGGGCCGATGAGCGGTAATACGGTTAGTAAATCGATGAATCATCAACGCCGCGTATGGCGCCCCAACCTTATCGACGTAAAAACGGAAATTGACGGAAGGACTTTAACCTTGAAGCTGTGTTCCCGCTGCTTAAAGAGCAACTATGTTGTTAAAAAAGTCTAA
- a CDS encoding phosphoglycerate mutase family protein has translation MLILIRHAHVLFNWEKKYTAEGFAQAQAEYDEAPIEQINDSQLRSIRDELPEYFELYTSTLKRSIDTAVLLFPDKTPMRLPELSEIPIYPYRDSDKPLSLWRWLFWGRMQWFCNNPRQERTKRMVEHEVEALISLIENKNTVIVGHGFQMRTMLSILARRYPVQKPIHIKNLDIVKCFVYEKQ, from the coding sequence ATGCTTATTTTGATACGGCATGCACACGTGCTTTTTAATTGGGAAAAGAAATATACGGCTGAGGGCTTTGCTCAGGCACAGGCTGAGTATGATGAAGCACCGATAGAACAGATCAACGATTCGCAGCTTCGCTCTATCAGAGATGAATTACCGGAGTATTTTGAACTTTATACGAGTACGTTAAAAAGAAGCATTGACACGGCGGTACTGCTCTTTCCTGATAAAACACCGATGCGGTTGCCAGAGCTTTCGGAAATACCGATTTATCCGTATCGAGATTCTGATAAGCCGCTTTCGCTCTGGCGGTGGCTATTCTGGGGACGGATGCAGTGGTTTTGCAACAATCCGCGGCAGGAAAGAACAAAGCGGATGGTCGAGCATGAAGTCGAAGCATTGATATCTTTAATAGAAAATAAAAATACAGTGATTGTAGGACACGGCTTTCAGATGCGGACAATGCTGAGCATATTAGCACGGCGCTATCCCGTTCAAAAACCGATTCACATAAAAAATTTAGACATAGTGAAATGTTTTGTTTATGAGAAGCAATGA
- a CDS encoding cobalt transporter: MLIVLKNRYKNVLSCLKGYHVGTETIRHGIILAVLCMMSSTLWANPFTGKKDTPAPVRTEKTADFLVNRQAQLHTKLGDAIYEWTQAHSAQAFWTIIGLSFFYGIMHALGPGHRKALVFSFYLARQAPAWEPAVTSLTLAGLHGITSILLLLLFRNVSGALSAHTDSATIYLEGFSFILLLLLSGASILHLLSGLFPNRFPHFRFSRRSPAPTQNGKLAYNSAGYGSARYKNYRPQHHSAGNIQWGTFLLSGMYPCPAALLVLVLVSTLDAAGIGIIAVIGMSAGMAIPITAAAYLAWTGRQRLFTRIGKTQKYAEIAASVLALIAYGAIFIFSLTAVLPFIKSVIG, translated from the coding sequence ATGCTGATAGTGCTGAAAAACCGGTACAAAAATGTTTTGAGCTGCTTGAAAGGGTATCACGTCGGGACAGAAACGATACGGCACGGAATTATCTTGGCTGTGCTCTGTATGATGAGCAGCACTCTTTGGGCGAATCCTTTTACCGGCAAAAAAGATACGCCTGCCCCCGTCCGCACGGAAAAAACCGCTGATTTTCTTGTGAACCGGCAAGCACAGCTCCATACAAAACTCGGTGATGCCATCTATGAATGGACACAGGCGCATTCGGCACAAGCCTTTTGGACAATTATCGGGCTTTCCTTTTTTTATGGAATTATGCACGCACTGGGGCCGGGGCATCGGAAAGCGCTTGTATTCTCATTTTATCTGGCACGCCAAGCCCCCGCGTGGGAACCTGCCGTAACCAGCCTCACCTTAGCGGGGCTGCACGGCATAACAAGCATCCTATTACTGCTGCTTTTCCGTAATGTGAGCGGCGCTTTGTCCGCGCATACGGACTCCGCAACCATTTACCTTGAAGGTTTTTCGTTCATCCTGCTGCTGCTGCTTTCGGGAGCTTCTATCCTGCATCTGCTGTCCGGCTTATTCCCCAACCGTTTTCCGCATTTCCGTTTCAGCCGCCGCTCACCGGCACCTACGCAAAACGGGAAGCTTGCATACAATAGTGCCGGCTACGGTTCCGCACGGTATAAAAACTACCGACCTCAGCATCACAGCGCCGGCAACATACAGTGGGGTACGTTCTTACTCAGCGGCATGTATCCCTGCCCTGCAGCGCTGCTTGTATTGGTATTGGTTTCTACGTTGGATGCGGCGGGTATCGGCATCATCGCGGTTATCGGTATGTCGGCAGGAATGGCAATTCCCATCACCGCTGCGGCATACCTTGCGTGGACGGGACGGCAGCGGTTGTTTACACGGATAGGCAAAACCCAAAAATATGCCGAAATTGCTGCATCGGTACTCGCGCTAATCGCTTACGGCGCTATCTTTATCTTTTCGCTTACGGCGGTACTGCCTTTCATCAAAAGCGTGATAGGGTAA
- a CDS encoding BrnA antitoxin family protein: MSTIVTMTLEEVMNAPLTQEEILNIRQAAAKVPSKQTEYDPECPKQTKEELAQFRPLKEVKPELYAKLHPEWCKPKKTEIHIRVDTDVLEWYKAQGKGYQTKMNAVLRAHAFG; encoded by the coding sequence ATGAGTACTATCGTAACTATGACGCTTGAAGAAGTTATGAATGCACCGCTGACGCAGGAAGAGATATTGAATATCCGTCAAGCTGCCGCTAAAGTACCATCAAAGCAGACAGAATACGACCCTGAATGTCCAAAACAAACCAAAGAGGAACTTGCTCAATTCCGCCCGCTCAAAGAGGTAAAACCTGAACTGTATGCGAAACTTCATCCTGAATGGTGCAAACCTAAAAAGACGGAAATTCATATAAGAGTTGATACCGATGTCTTAGAATGGTACAAAGCACAGGGCAAAGGATATCAGACAAAAATGAATGCCGTTTTACGCGCTCATGCGTTCGGGTAA
- a CDS encoding DUF6672 family protein, which translates to MIRVRSKKGQRLVKIGLVVFYLLIMALMFLFGRSHTVLIDNNSDPNGTYKAIDGCTISFNGEKPIEMFKGDRDKIMLRGQTHHVKVSFFNGQEDVTGTISIPLFEDAVMVSIPAFTAGGNAVTHFELYSSSEE; encoded by the coding sequence ATGATTCGGGTACGTTCAAAAAAAGGTCAGCGGCTGGTTAAAATCGGCTTGGTTGTGTTTTACTTGCTCATTATGGCGCTTATGTTTTTGTTCGGACGCTCCCATACCGTGCTGATTGATAACAACAGCGATCCGAACGGCACGTACAAGGCAATTGACGGCTGTACCATTTCGTTTAACGGAGAAAAGCCGATCGAGATGTTTAAGGGAGACCGCGATAAAATTATGCTGCGGGGACAAACCCATCATGTAAAGGTCAGCTTTTTTAACGGGCAAGAGGATGTTACCGGCACAATCAGCATCCCGCTTTTTGAAGATGCGGTGATGGTTTCCATTCCGGCCTTTACCGCAGGCGGGAACGCCGTTACACACTTTGAATTATACTCTTCTTCGGAAGAGTAG
- a CDS encoding energy-coupling factor transporter transmembrane component T family protein, whose protein sequence is MDFRTKLAIFFCTVFLVSVISKNTVFFCLIGLLAAYGVFQKHYRSIFRCVFVLLIVETIQLISKGNGLGTLLPEMFLFIITRMIAVLISVIPIIKTPPGELTAVINKLKINRNIALSFIFMMRFFPVIGNEFKEIIESLKLRGLFTLTKPPQTMEYVFIPMMFSASKTAEELAAAAEVRGISAAGVHTSKRAIVFTAVDWAITLIALVISAGLYYWELH, encoded by the coding sequence ATGGATTTCCGTACTAAATTGGCGATATTCTTTTGTACGGTATTTTTGGTGTCGGTTATTTCCAAGAATACCGTATTTTTCTGTTTAATCGGTTTATTGGCAGCGTATGGCGTTTTTCAAAAACACTATCGCAGTATATTCCGCTGCGTTTTTGTTTTACTCATTGTCGAAACAATACAGCTTATTTCAAAGGGTAACGGATTAGGAACACTGCTGCCGGAAATGTTTTTATTTATTATCACTCGAATGATCGCTGTGCTTATATCGGTTATTCCAATCATTAAAACACCGCCGGGAGAATTGACCGCTGTTATAAACAAATTGAAAATCAATAGAAATATTGCGTTATCTTTTATTTTTATGATGCGTTTTTTTCCGGTTATCGGAAATGAATTTAAAGAGATTATCGAGTCCTTAAAATTGCGCGGATTATTTACCTTAACAAAACCACCGCAAACAATGGAATATGTCTTTATCCCAATGATGTTTTCCGCTTCTAAAACAGCGGAAGAATTAGCTGCTGCTGCGGAAGTACGGGGGATATCCGCTGCCGGAGTACACACCTCTAAGCGGGCTATCGTATTTACCGCTGTCGATTGGGCTATCACACTGATCGCTCTTGTTATATCCGCTGGATTATATTATTGGGAGCTGCATTAA
- a CDS encoding BrnT family toxin: MLTFEWDVEKEKSNIEKHAGITFTTASKVFLDSHVLIKYDSKHSSFDEDRWNAIGMVKDILFVVFVEYTQDSIRIISARPAEQEEIDEYYRNYDA; encoded by the coding sequence ATGCTGACCTTTGAATGGGATGTAGAAAAAGAAAAATCCAATATTGAAAAGCATGCAGGAATAACGTTTACAACAGCTTCAAAGGTTTTTCTTGATAGCCATGTTCTCATAAAATATGATAGTAAGCATTCGTCTTTTGACGAGGATAGATGGAATGCGATCGGTATGGTTAAAGATATTTTATTTGTTGTTTTTGTAGAATATACACAGGATAGCATTAGAATAATTTCCGCTCGCCCGGCAGAACAGGAGGAAATCGATGAGTACTATCGTAACTATGACGCTTGA
- a CDS encoding ABC transporter ATP-binding protein: protein MITLDHIYYSYPQSSKENLDDITMEIQDGKAIALIGLSGCGKTTITRILNGLAYTFFSGKMKGSISINGIDTTKKELYEIGRMVGSIFQNPKSQFFAEVVEDEIAFGLENYGIERTEIVKRITDSLRMINGETLRTRNLFQLSSGERQKVAIASINALDPPVYVFDEPSANLDMASVEALKRLMALLKKKGKTLIVSEHRIYYLKDIIDRYYYIEDGKIIRCYTKEIFEHSPVEFFRQQGLRLYSLDCIEPHGKTMSGTRCLKIDNISFSYNRQSLLKNLSYCFISGTIYGIIGGNGAGKSTFAKVLSGLLREKHGSIYSCGKDSCNDIKLNSRTRRKTIYYLSNNLDSNLFEVSAAEELRLNDSAADTTEILKDYCLDTVAETHPQILSGGQKQRLAIAAASLLKRNAYIFDEPTSGLDGKNMRLIADKMQELQAQDKIVIVISHDYEFLMEICSIVLHLNGNSFTEYTAASDKDKILNILQQE from the coding sequence ATGATTACATTAGATCATATCTACTATTCATATCCGCAATCGTCAAAAGAAAATCTTGATGATATAACGATGGAGATACAAGACGGAAAGGCTATCGCTTTAATCGGATTGAGCGGATGCGGAAAAACAACGATAACACGAATCCTCAACGGGCTTGCCTATACATTTTTTTCAGGCAAAATGAAAGGCAGTATATCGATTAACGGTATCGACACGACTAAAAAGGAATTATATGAGATAGGACGAATGGTCGGTTCTATTTTTCAAAATCCTAAAAGTCAGTTTTTTGCAGAAGTTGTAGAAGATGAAATTGCATTCGGCTTGGAGAATTACGGCATCGAACGTACCGAAATTGTCAAGCGTATTACCGACTCTCTACGTATGATTAACGGCGAAACGCTACGAACAAGAAATCTATTTCAGCTTTCAAGCGGCGAAAGACAGAAAGTCGCGATTGCTTCAATCAATGCACTTGATCCGCCGGTCTATGTATTTGATGAACCTTCCGCAAATCTCGATATGGCAAGTGTGGAAGCGCTAAAACGATTAATGGCTTTGTTAAAAAAGAAAGGGAAAACGCTTATCGTTTCCGAACATCGAATCTACTATCTCAAAGATATCATCGATCGGTATTATTACATAGAAGACGGAAAAATTATCCGCTGCTATACAAAGGAAATATTTGAACATTCACCGGTTGAATTTTTTCGGCAGCAGGGCTTACGCTTATATTCCCTTGACTGTATTGAACCGCACGGAAAAACAATGTCCGGAACACGGTGCCTGAAAATCGATAACATCTCTTTTTCATACAACAGACAATCGTTACTGAAAAATTTAAGCTATTGTTTTATAAGCGGCACGATATACGGCATCATCGGCGGTAACGGCGCCGGTAAAAGCACCTTCGCAAAAGTACTGAGCGGATTGCTGCGTGAAAAACACGGCAGTATTTATTCGTGCGGAAAAGACAGCTGCAATGACATAAAACTCAACAGCCGTACACGGAGGAAAACGATATACTATTTGTCAAATAACCTTGACAGTAATCTTTTTGAAGTTTCCGCTGCAGAAGAACTGCGATTAAACGATTCCGCCGCCGACACTACTGAAATCCTAAAAGATTACTGTTTAGATACCGTTGCGGAGACACATCCGCAAATCCTCTCCGGCGGACAAAAACAACGACTGGCAATCGCCGCCGCCTCATTATTAAAAAGGAACGCGTATATTTTCGACGAACCGACGAGCGGCTTAGACGGAAAGAATATGCGCCTTATAGCCGATAAAATGCAGGAATTGCAAGCACAAGATAAAATCGTTATTGTTATTTCTCACGACTATGAATTTTTAATGGAGATTTGCAGTATTGTGTTACACTTAAACGGAAATTCATTTACGGAATACACTGCTGCAAGCGATAAAGACAAGATATTGAACATTTTGCAACAGGAATAA
- a CDS encoding DUF1007 family protein gives MIRYGYKKALCVSILLITLLFIAPLQGIAHPHLFISTQTEFVLNNGKIQGAYETWIFDRFFSADIIQGYDLNRDGVFSKAETQDVYNNAFINTKNYAYFTFIRQGNERHSPEKVSDFSVRQKDGIASYRFYINLSQYSGDFYFAVYDYTFFCDFRYDEKTPVIFTGASGKTPPTYTIAENRKYPVYYDPFDTADMTTMYDTWKPGLQTFYPREIHITY, from the coding sequence ATGATACGATACGGATATAAAAAGGCGCTATGCGTTTCTATTTTATTGATTACGCTGCTATTTATTGCCCCGCTTCAAGGAATTGCTCATCCGCATCTGTTTATCTCCACGCAGACCGAATTTGTCTTGAACAACGGAAAAATCCAAGGTGCGTACGAAACATGGATATTTGACCGTTTTTTCAGCGCGGATATTATTCAAGGGTACGATCTGAACAGGGACGGAGTTTTCAGTAAGGCTGAAACACAGGATGTGTATAACAATGCCTTTATCAATACTAAAAACTATGCGTATTTCACCTTTATCCGGCAAGGGAACGAACGGCATAGCCCCGAAAAGGTGAGCGATTTTTCGGTGCGGCAAAAAGACGGAATCGCTTCGTACCGGTTTTACATCAATTTATCACAATACAGCGGCGATTTTTACTTTGCCGTATATGATTATACCTTTTTCTGCGATTTCCGGTATGACGAAAAGACACCGGTAATCTTTACCGGAGCTTCCGGTAAAACGCCTCCAACGTATACGATAGCCGAAAATAGAAAATACCCCGTGTATTACGATCCCTTCGACACAGCCGATATGACAACGATGTATGATACGTGGAAACCGGGACTGCAGACATTTTACCCCAGAGAAATTCATATTACCTACTAA
- a CDS encoding ABC transporter permease subunit — translation MEQLKKQIAAFGWPRIIIFLFLLSLFIAAPFVNVSIGASLSDTINRFGMNALLVLAMVPMIQAGCGLNFGLSVGVIGGLLGATIAMELSLTGWGGFFSAVLFTVLICAVIGYAYGKLLNLIKGEEMTIALYVGFASVMFMSILWLLLPYSNPTMVWGYAGKGLRTTITLEGYWLKILNNLWAFQIGSFVFPTGLILFVFICFFIMKVFMKTRTGTALTAVGSNPEFARASGVNIDRARIISTVLSTVIGGLGILLYQQSFGFIQLYQAPLFMAFPAVAAILIGGASVNKASILNVMLGTFLFQGILTMTPSVINSVLQTDMSEVIRIVLSNGMILYALTRKTKAAR, via the coding sequence ATGGAACAGTTAAAAAAACAGATTGCGGCATTCGGATGGCCGCGTATTATTATTTTCTTGTTTTTATTGTCGTTGTTTATTGCCGCCCCTTTTGTGAACGTCAGTATCGGTGCTTCCCTTTCGGATACGATAAACCGCTTCGGTATGAATGCCCTCTTGGTGCTTGCGATGGTGCCGATGATACAAGCAGGATGCGGTCTTAACTTCGGCTTGTCTGTCGGTGTTATCGGCGGGTTGCTCGGTGCAACAATCGCAATGGAACTGAGCTTAACCGGATGGGGAGGCTTTTTTTCAGCCGTCTTGTTTACGGTGCTCATTTGTGCGGTAATCGGATATGCCTACGGTAAGCTTTTAAATCTGATTAAAGGCGAAGAGATGACCATCGCTTTGTATGTCGGGTTTGCGTCGGTTATGTTCATGTCGATTTTATGGCTTTTATTACCGTACAGCAATCCGACAATGGTGTGGGGCTATGCGGGAAAAGGCTTGCGTACGACAATCACCCTTGAAGGATACTGGCTGAAAATCCTTAACAATTTATGGGCATTTCAAATAGGTTCGTTCGTATTCCCGACGGGACTTATTCTCTTTGTCTTTATCTGCTTCTTTATTATGAAGGTATTTATGAAGACACGGACGGGAACTGCGTTGACCGCCGTCGGTTCAAATCCCGAATTTGCACGGGCGAGCGGCGTGAATATAGACCGCGCGCGGATTATCAGTACGGTGCTGTCCACCGTCATCGGCGGCCTCGGCATTTTGCTGTATCAGCAAAGTTTCGGATTTATTCAGCTGTATCAAGCCCCGCTTTTTATGGCGTTTCCGGCCGTAGCGGCTATTCTTATCGGCGGTGCATCGGTCAATAAAGCGTCGATTTTAAATGTAATGCTGGGGACATTTTTGTTTCAGGGCATTTTGACAATGACCCCTTCCGTTATTAACAGCGTATTGCAAACCGATATGTCGGAGGTTATCCGTATTGTTCTGTCAAACGGTATGATCTTGTATGCACTAACGCGGAAGACGAAGGCGGCGAGGTAG
- a CDS encoding helix-turn-helix domain-containing protein, with protein MDYLNHLYGRDIKTVKKLQHGAVHTVKTRNGMCYVTSYRIFPGVNVMFNDIHTDTLCPPSAADLLNNNIKQYELNHCREGAFESILKDGTQVSMNAGDFAINPLENCSQHSRFPIRHYHGISIYIIPAELGEEARTLQQYFCIDYGIILEHLCKNGTLFLKRATPELDHIFHEMYHVPEEIAVPYLKVKIQELFLYLSILKSGIDFTDREYAQKNNREIIKRLHQFVIKNSNKNYSYAQLSAIFHIKTTTMKTCYKSVYGTTIHETVKKARLQKAIDLLKNSSANITEIALEIGYSSHAKFSEAFKQTYNLRPSEYKKLIKHE; from the coding sequence ATGGACTACCTAAACCACCTCTACGGCAGAGATATAAAAACCGTAAAAAAATTACAGCATGGAGCAGTGCATACCGTCAAAACACGGAATGGAATGTGCTACGTTACATCGTATCGTATTTTCCCCGGTGTGAATGTTATGTTTAACGACATCCATACCGATACATTATGTCCACCTTCCGCTGCGGATCTGCTCAATAACAATATCAAGCAATACGAACTGAACCATTGCAGAGAAGGCGCATTTGAATCGATATTAAAAGACGGAACACAAGTCAGCATGAATGCCGGTGACTTTGCAATCAATCCTTTAGAAAATTGTTCGCAGCATTCTCGGTTTCCGATACGGCACTATCACGGTATCAGCATTTACATTATTCCGGCGGAATTAGGAGAAGAAGCCCGCACCTTGCAGCAATATTTTTGTATCGATTACGGAATCATTTTAGAACACCTGTGTAAGAACGGAACCCTCTTTCTGAAACGAGCAACCCCCGAACTTGACCATATATTTCACGAAATGTATCACGTGCCGGAAGAAATTGCCGTTCCGTATTTAAAAGTAAAAATACAGGAATTGTTTTTGTATTTAAGCATATTAAAAAGCGGCATCGATTTTACCGATCGTGAATACGCGCAAAAAAACAATCGGGAAATTATCAAACGCCTCCACCAGTTTGTCATAAAAAACTCAAATAAAAACTACAGTTATGCGCAGCTTTCCGCCATCTTTCATATTAAAACGACAACAATGAAAACCTGCTATAAATCGGTTTATGGAACAACCATTCACGAAACGGTCAAAAAAGCGCGGCTTCAAAAAGCAATCGATCTTCTTAAAAACTCCTCCGCAAACATTACGGAAATTGCTTTGGAAATCGGCTACTCAAGTCATGCAAAATTTTCGGAAGCCTTTAAGCAGACCTATAACCTGCGGCCGAGCGAATATAAAAAATTAATCAAGCACGAATAA
- a CDS encoding MptD family putative ECF transporter S component, with protein sequence MSNRLSVKDLATIGIFSAIMIVVFIAFSMITGASLFFNMVLNAVFAAFILAPFFVYMAMKVNKPGVVLIYNTLHAVLTTVFMGPFMFPWFFVGGIIGELSMWGKDSYRNCKRITIAWIITSLTRATHGMSEIWFFYNAFVKTGVSKEQIDIQTQYYTDPKWVAISLILTVIAAMLGCYIGNKMLKKHFIKTGLLN encoded by the coding sequence ATGTCAAATAGGTTATCCGTAAAGGATTTGGCAACGATCGGTATTTTTTCGGCAATAATGATCGTTGTGTTTATTGCATTCTCGATGATCACCGGCGCATCCTTATTTTTTAATATGGTGTTGAATGCCGTGTTTGCAGCGTTTATACTTGCACCGTTTTTTGTGTATATGGCAATGAAGGTCAATAAACCGGGCGTGGTTCTTATTTATAATACGCTGCATGCTGTTTTAACAACCGTCTTTATGGGGCCGTTTATGTTCCCTTGGTTTTTTGTCGGCGGAATTATCGGCGAACTTTCCATGTGGGGTAAAGACAGCTACCGGAACTGCAAGCGAATTACCATAGCGTGGATTATTACTTCACTTACACGAGCCACACACGGTATGAGCGAAATTTGGTTTTTCTATAATGCTTTTGTAAAGACCGGTGTTTCGAAGGAACAAATAGATATACAAACGCAATACTATACCGATCCTAAATGGGTCGCAATCTCGTTAATCCTTACTGTTATTGCTGCAATGCTCGGTTGCTATATAGGCAATAAAATGCTTAAAAAACATTTTATAAAAACAGGGTTGTTAAATTAG
- a CDS encoding RNA polymerase sigma factor: MNDDYTGVHNHKTEGLNQALRDYEVCKAVLNGNTQAFAILAAQYQKRVYMLGLSFFDNTDDCEDFVQDVMLKAYSALGTFRAEAPFATWLMRIAYNTALNSVKKRNRYSSLADGTEIEYRGDNPEEKHLNECIVLSVREAVNSLPDNYRICIDLYFFYDMSYTDIAAVTELPLNTIKSHIFRAKKILREYLKEDRTVFEYTHRRPSLSYPAVVQQHH, encoded by the coding sequence ATGAATGACGATTATACCGGCGTACATAACCATAAAACGGAAGGGCTTAATCAAGCGCTGCGGGATTATGAGGTGTGCAAAGCGGTGTTAAACGGCAATACACAGGCCTTTGCCATATTGGCGGCACAGTATCAAAAGCGGGTCTACATGCTCGGCTTGAGTTTTTTTGACAATACCGACGATTGTGAAGACTTTGTACAGGATGTAATGCTAAAGGCTTATTCTGCACTAGGAACATTCCGTGCCGAAGCTCCGTTTGCGACATGGCTGATGCGTATTGCCTATAATACGGCGCTCAATTCGGTTAAAAAACGGAACCGTTACAGCTCGCTTGCAGACGGTACCGAAATCGAATATCGGGGGGATAATCCCGAAGAAAAACATCTCAATGAATGTATTGTGTTATCGGTGCGCGAGGCGGTAAATAGCTTACCCGATAATTACCGTATTTGCATCGACCTGTATTTCTTTTACGACATGAGCTATACCGATATCGCGGCCGTTACCGAACTGCCGCTGAATACGATTAAATCCCATATCTTCCGTGCCAAAAAGATTTTACGGGAATATCTTAAAGAAGACCGTACCGTCTTTGAATACACTCATCGGAGACCGAGTCTTTCCTACCCGGCCGTTGTACAGCAACATCATTAA